From the genome of Rhodobacteraceae bacterium Araon29, one region includes:
- a CDS encoding aldo/keto reductase, translating into MRKNPMGRSGVMVSELCLGTMTFGTQTPEAEGHAQIDMALDNGIDFLDTAEMYPVNPISKETIGRTEEIIGTWNAKNPARRGNYILATKHSGAGLKHARDGAPISSETIAETVEGNLRRLQTDYIDLYQFHWPNRGSYMFRQNWTYDPSGQDKAATLDNMQDCLEALQKEVEKGTIRHFGLSNESAWGTAQWLRISEDMGLPRVATIQNEYSLLCRLYDTDLAELSVNEDVGLIAFSPLAAGFLTGKYQDGNVPAGSRMSVVENLSGRANPRVYPAVNAYLGIARKHGIDPVHMALAWCRTRPFMCSAIFGATRLGQLEHILGASDVVLSQECLEDIAVAHKAHPMPY; encoded by the coding sequence ATGAGAAAGAATCCAATGGGCCGCAGCGGTGTGATGGTGTCCGAGTTGTGCCTTGGCACAATGACATTCGGCACCCAGACACCCGAAGCAGAGGGCCACGCGCAAATTGATATGGCGCTGGATAATGGGATCGACTTTCTGGACACGGCCGAAATGTATCCGGTCAACCCGATATCTAAGGAAACCATTGGAAGAACAGAAGAAATCATTGGCACATGGAATGCCAAAAACCCGGCCCGGCGCGGCAATTACATCCTGGCTACGAAACATTCGGGCGCAGGCTTGAAACACGCGCGGGATGGCGCGCCGATTTCTTCTGAAACAATTGCCGAGACAGTCGAGGGCAATTTGCGGCGGCTGCAAACCGATTATATTGACCTTTATCAGTTTCACTGGCCCAATCGCGGCTCTTACATGTTTCGCCAAAACTGGACTTATGATCCGTCAGGGCAGGATAAGGCGGCCACCCTTGATAATATGCAAGACTGCCTTGAGGCGTTGCAGAAAGAGGTGGAAAAAGGCACAATCCGCCACTTTGGCCTATCCAACGAAAGCGCCTGGGGCACTGCCCAATGGCTTCGAATTTCCGAAGATATGGGGCTGCCAAGAGTGGCTACAATTCAGAATGAGTATTCCCTGCTGTGCCGGCTTTATGACACAGATTTGGCTGAGTTGAGTGTTAATGAAGACGTTGGTTTGATTGCTTTTTCTCCGCTTGCGGCAGGGTTTTTGACCGGCAAGTATCAAGACGGAAATGTGCCCGCAGGATCGCGTATGTCGGTGGTCGAAAACCTAAGCGGACGTGCAAATCCGCGGGTCTATCCGGCAGTGAATGCATATTTGGGAATTGCCCGAAAACACGGGATTGATCCAGTGCATATGGCGCTGGCGTGGTGCCGTACCAGACCGTTTATGTGTTCAGCCATCTTTGGCGCCACCCGGCTTGGGCAGCTTGAGCATATTCTTGGGGCAAGTGATGTGGTGTTGAGCCAAGAGTGTCTTGAGGATATTGCAGTTGCTCACAAGGCGCATCCAATGCCCTATTGA